CGCCAAGATCGGAGGTCGCGATGCATTCACGCTCGGGCCCGGCACTGCGCTGGGCGGACTCGACGTTCTTGGGCACCACCCGCGGTGGTTTACGGCGACGGCGGCGGGACCACTGCTCGCCTTGGTCCTTCCGGTGGAGCGATTCATCGACGTTCTCGAGGACCGCCACGAGCTGGCTCGCGACGTCCTGCGGGCGCTTGCTCGAATGTTGCTCTCGACCTGGTCGGAGTAGTTGCCAGAGCTCGCGCGCCTGGATCGTCACTCGGCCCGGCGTTCGCAGGCGTGGCGTGCTAGGCGCAACGTGACGACCGCCGCCCACAGGCTCGCTGCGCCGATGCCCGCAACCACAGCCAAGGTGACTGGCGCCAAAATCGGCAGCCACGTGAACTCGACGTTCCCCAGCAGCAAAGCTACGACGAGCAGGACTACGCGCTCAGGACGGCGCATGAAGAGCGGGGGAAGCGATA
This portion of the Polyangiaceae bacterium genome encodes:
- a CDS encoding cyclic nucleotide-binding domain-containing protein: MIDRVLFLRDTLPFARAHIGALVQLARDATELRCGEGFELWQEGSPADNALFVLRGGVRAKIGGRDAFTLGPGTALGGLDVLGHHPRWFTATAAGPLLALVLPVERFIDVLEDRHELARDVLRALARMLLSTWSE